Within the Gracilinema caldarium DSM 7334 genome, the region CATCCTTACCTCTGTTATTGGCAAGGGTGCCCCGAATAAACAGGGAAGCCATTCGGTTCATGGGGCTCCCCTCGGTGCGGACGAAATCGCCGCGACCCGGCAAGCCCTCGGAATTCCCCATGAGTTCTATGTAGCCCCCGAAGCGGTGGAATACTTTGCTGTAAAACGGCAGGAATGGAAGAAAGCCCGTACCGAGTGGCAAGCCCGTTTCGATGCCTGGTCCAAGGCAAACCCTGACAAGCGTGCTGAATGGGATACGTATTTCAGCGGAAGTGCGAAACTTTTTTCGGCTCCTTCCTTCAGTCTCGGCGAAAAAATTGCTACCCGGACAGCTTCCAACAAGGTCCTGGTTGAGGCAGCCCGGGCATTGCCGAATCTCGTGGGCGGCTCTGCGGACCTGCAAAGTCCCAACGCGGTCGCCTTGCCCGAAGTAGGCGTCTTTAGTGGTACTAACCGGAACGGACGGTATATCCATTTTGGTATCCGTGAGTTCGGTATGGCAGCCATTTCAAATGGTATCCAGCTTCATGGCGGGCTCAGGGCCTTCTGTGCTACCTTCCTTGTTTTTGCGGATTATCTCCGACCGGCCCTCAGACTTTCAGCCCTCATGAAACAGCCGGTTATCTATGTACTTACTCATGATTCTATCTATATTGGCGAGGATGGCCCCACCCACCAGCCTGTAGAACACCTGGTAAGCCTCCGGGCTATTCCCAATGTCCGAGTCCTCCGCCCGGCCGATGCGGAAGAGACTGCACTGGCATGGGAAATGGCCATTACACGGACCGATGGACCTACCGTATTAGCTCTGACCCGACAGAATGTGCCGGTCTTTGCAAAAGCTGATCCGGATTGGAAGGAGACTATTAAAACCGGTGCGTACATCGTAAAAAAGAGTGCCGGTAAAGCTGATCTTGTTATTATTGCTACCGGTTCTGAAGTATCTCTGGCTCTCGCCGCAGCGGAAAAGGTGCAGGGCAAGCAGATTCAGGTTGTATCGATGATAAGCCGAGAACTCTTTGAGCAGCAGCCCGATGCAATTCGGCAGGCTATTGTTCCTGAGGGGGTACGAACCGTAGTGGTCGAAGCGGGCAGCCGTCTTGGCTGGGAATTCTGGGCAAAACGGGAGGATATCCTTTCGGTGGACCGCTTTGGCGAGTCTGGGCCGGGGGACAAGGTGGCGGAACATCTGGGCTTCACCGTGGATGCCCTGGTTGCCATCATTAACCGAGCATAGAGGTGGGAAGCATGGCCACAGTGTTTGAAGGTGATTCCTATAAGACCCCGGACAAGGTACAACGAGCCCTCCGGGAGTATATGCTCCTCGGAACTCGGTGGAGTCCCTATAGTTTTTTTATAAAGGTCATTTTTAAGTACCGGGCGCTGGCTCTTAAAGGACTCTATACTGATAATGTATGGGCCGACAGTTCCCGGGAGCTCATGGGATACCTGGAAAGCTGTGGTGCCAAATTTGATATCCGGGGGATTGATAATATAAAAAAGGTGCCCGGTCCCATAGTTTTTGTTGCTAACCATATGGGAACCATGGAAACCACCATACTCCCCGGACTTATCTGTCCCATAAAACCGGTAACCTATGTGGTTAAAGAAAAACTGGTTCATGGTCCCATTTGGGGGCCGATTATGCGGTCCCGGGATCCCATAACGGTAACCAGAAAAGATCCCCGGCGGGATTTGGAAGCGGTTCTCACAGGAGGCTCCGAGCGGCTTGCAAAGGGAATTTCAATTATTATATTTCCCCAGGGAACAAGGACAGAGATTTTTGATCGAACCAAGTTTAACAGTCTGGGTATTAAGCTCGCCCTTAAGGCGGGAGTACCCATCGTTCCTGTGGCGTTGAAAACCGATTATTGGAGCAACGGGACTTTACTTAAAGGCTTCGGTCCTGTACACCGGGACCGAACCGTGTATATTGAATTCGGCAAACCCCTTATGCTTGAAGGCCGCGGCAAAGCCCAGCACGAAGCTTGTCTCGACTTTATAGAGTCCAGGCTGCGCCAGTGGGGTGCGAAGGTGGTGGAACCGGGGCAGGGTGCTGGACCCGCTCCAGAGACAGCAGACACTTAAAAAGAAAAGCGCCTTATTGGGCACGCTTCCCTAGAAGTACAGCCCGAACCAGATTGGCCGCTGCGAACTGCAGGTTCCTGCGGCCATGTTTCATCATAGCTTCCAAGGTTTCTTCACCGCAGGAAATAGAAACTGCATAATCAAAAAGATCTAAGAGCCGGTCCTGTTCACCCGTAAGGGCTCCGGAGAGGAGAGCTACGGGGACTCCGGCACTTTTACAGGCCCGGGAGACCACTGCACAGAGCTTTCCCTTCGCTGTTTGGCTGTCGGTTCGGCCTTCACCGGTAATGACCAGGTCCGTATGTTTAAGGGCCTGCGTCATGCCGGTGTAGTTCATCACCAAAAGAGCCCCCGATTCTATGGATGCTTTCAGGCAGATTCGCAGCGCTGCCCCCAGTCCTCCGGCGGCTCCGTCGCCAGGATGGTCCGTGTCGTCTGCAAGTCCCGCCCGAATCCATGCCTGTCCCAGTTTTTTCAATCCCTCATCCAGAAGCGGTATCATGTCGGGGGTTGCTCCCTTTTGAGGACCAAATACTGCGGCAGCTCCCTCTGGGCCAGTTAAAGGATTGGTCACATCGCAGGCAACCTTAATGGAGACGTTTTGTATTCGGGGGTCAGCCTTATCTGAACGAAATTGCTTAATATGAAGCAAAGCTTCTCCACCCTGTCCAATCAGCGCACCGCGTTCGTCAAGGATTTCGAATCCCAGGGCCTGGAGCATGCCAATACCGCCGTCCACGGTGGCACTTCCGCCAATACCGATAACCAGTTCTTCTACACCAGCATCGAGAGCTGCCTTGATGAGCTCTCCGGTACCATAAGTACTCGCTTTAAGGGGATTGAGCTTCCCTGGAGGGACTAATTCGATGCCGGAAGCGCTGGCCATATCGAGAATAGCGGTTTTTCCCCCATTGATAAGACCATAGAATGCGGTCACAGGCTCTCCCAGCGGGCCATGAACCTGAACTGGTTTGAGTGTTCCGCCAATTGCTTCGGTTACAATCCGGGCGGTGCCCTCTCCACCATCAGCCAGGGGAAATGTTTTTATGTTGATGGATGAATCAATGTTCCGAATACCTTCTGCGATGGCAATGCAGGCTTCCTGGGCGGTCATATTGCCTTTAAATGAGTCTGGAGCGACGATAATGGTCATGGTTTACCTCCGGGTAATCTTAAGTGTATATCAATCTGTTACTGATTTTGAGGGCCTAATTACCGATTTTTTCTCAAATTACTGTGCACTGTGCACAGTATGTATATCCCTTTGCATGACGCACAGTGGAAGGTCATCATGTGTGATGCATAGTCTGATTAATGTAATAGGCGAATATTCGAATATAATCTTTCCAGTCGCTTTCCTTGAGTATATCAAGACCCAGCAAATCTTCAATTTTTTTCATCCGGTTGGTCAGTGAATTTCGATGCAGATGCAGGTTGTCTGCTGTCTCTTGTATGGAAAAATTGGTTTTTGCAAGGGCGAGAAGGGTTTCAGGAAGCCAGACCGGTAGTTTTCCGCTTAGCCTGCGTTTTATTAGTGCAAGGGTATATTCAAAGATGCTTACGAATTCAGGATGGAATATGGGATCTGTCAGCATTGCCATGATATGACAATACAACATATGTATTGGTTCATTGGTTGCCTCATAATGCCGTTTGAGCCAGAGTAGTTCCTTATATGCCAGATGAAACCTGCTCACATCATGCTGGATCATAGCCACATAGCAGTGACTTTCCGGCAGATGTTTCTGAATTGATTTCACATAACTTCGGATTGAGTTTTCCCATGCTTTTAAACTATCTGATTGTATCTCATTGGTTAATTTAAAAATCAGGATATCCTTATGGCTTGTACTGGTTATAATATCCTGTTTACTACGTAAGGCCTGCTCTTTAAGGAGCCTGATACCAGACTCAGGGTCGATCGTTGGAGGCAAGGTAATGAGGATAGGCGTTCGTGGCTGCACAGGATCGTAGCCCATTCGGCGGGCAAGTTCGTGAAGGGCTGTACCTTCGGATGATTCGGGATTCAGCAGGTGAGCGATAAAACGGTTCATGCCGGCCTGCTGTCGCAGCATCTGGTCCCGTAAATTTTCCAGTTCCATGAAGGTTTCTAGACTTACCTTTATAGCATAGGCAAGACTGCGGACATCGGCGGGCTTACCAGTTACACCGACAACGCCAATAAACTGTCCCTTCTGTTGGATAGGAAGATTGACTCCTGGCTTCACACCTGGGGCCAGATCAATAGTCTCTTCTATAATTTCAATTAGAGATTGGGTCAGTATAAGCCGATGGGCTGCATCATGATAAGTGCCAACCCGGCTCGGATCTCTGCTTGCGATGATGATACCATCCTGATTCATTATATTGATATTTTGGTCTATGTGTTCTCCGAGTTTTGCTAAGAATGATCGAGCTAATTCCACCGACAGGATTTCTGATGCCATTGAGCATGCACTCCTTTCCCTTCAAGGTTTATTATCAGGGTAATAGAGAAATTTCTCAAGGAGAAGAAATTCCATACTACAGCTTAAATCTAACCTCTTGCCCTTTCTATGACTATGTTTGATACTACTCCTATGCAGAAAAAAGTTGGTCTACAATGCTTCGTTAAAAGCCTATGGTTCCTCATGTTTCTATGGTTTCTTGTGCCTTTGTTTTCGCAGGATCAAACTGATCCACTGGCTCCAGGTTCAGGCAGTACCGCAGTGGTGTTACGTCAGGCCTTCTCCGGGCCTTATACGATGGTGGAACGTTCTGATTGGGCCAGGTACGATAACGGAACATATATTGGCCATGTATACCGGGAAGTGCGCTATCAGCTGAGGCCGGTGCAGGAGTCCGCAGTCATCCGTTATAATGGAATGGTCTATGTGTTTGAAGAAACCCTGCGGGACCTGCAAAAATCAGCCCGTTCTTTGGATGACATTATACCGGTGGAGTTTACCCTCACCCCAGCGGGGGTCATCAATATAAAACATGATTCAGGATATCCTGCTTTGCGTAATTTCCCCCAATTTGTCGATAAACCACTCCTGCCTGGAGACCGTTGGGTCGGCCAAGGGCAGCGGATTGTGGATCCCCGGAACGACGGTAATCGGGTGAATCTTCCTATTGTGGTAGAGTATGTGTTTCAGGGTACAGAGCTTTATAAGGGAGAGCCGGTATATCGAATCCGGGCTCAATATGCTACCCGCTATAAGGCAGTTAGCCGAAGTGGTAAGAGCGGGACCGGGGCTTTTACCGAAGCGAGCGGCAAACATGTGGTGGATATTCTCCTTCGGACTTCCGATGGCAGACTGGTGCTGATGCGGGACAACCTTGACGAGACCTTCACCTGGAACGACGGCTCTTCGGTGCGTTATAAGGGGTTTACTCTGACTTTCAGTGAGGGTTTTCTGCCCTATGATCGGGGAACAGTGGTGGCCCAGCTAGAGCGCCAGTTTGGAGGTAGCAAAGATACCGCCGAGACCGGAAGGAGCGGAGACACGGGAACAGTAGCCGGGGCAGGCGGTACTGTACGTCCGGAGGCGACAGCAGGGGTCAGCAATACTGGTTCAGGAATTGCGATGGCCGGTACTTCCGGGGATGAAAGAATAACAAGGGCTGGTTCCGAGGTGCCGCAGGCCGGGACCGGGGATTTTCAGCTGGACCAGGGTCAAGGCGGAGCTGGGGCGGTGGACCCTATAGCAGGCGGAGCCGGTGCAGTGCTGGATATTCCAGATCAGAATATCGAAATTGCCAACGTTCCTGAGGGGGTCAAGCTCACGATCCGGGATATCCGTTTTGTAGCCGATTCAGACCAGATCCTGCCAGCAGAACGGGGTAGATTGGATTTGATAGCCCAGGCGCTGAAGTCGATTCTTCAGAGTGCTCCAAACAAGCCCATGATACTTGTAGAAGGCCATACTGCTGCGGTCGGAAAGCCCGCGGGGGAACAGGAACTATCGGTGATGCGGGCAAAAAAAATTGTTGATGAACTGGTAGTCCGGGGCATCCCGGCGGATCGATTCATGTATAAAGGCTGGGGTAGTACCAAACCCATAGCCGACAACAGTACCGAAGCCGGCAGGGCGAAAAACCGCCGGGTGGAAATCACCATCCTCGAAGGTGTGTCAGCAAACTGAAGATTGTAGGAGACCGGTTCAATACATTTTAATATAGTGAGGTAGCCATGATTAATCTGCAGGCCCTACCCGCGGTAATCGAAGCTGTCGGGAAAGTCCGGATTGGCATCGGTACAGAGGTCCCCATCTTCTGCAAGCAGGGCTCTAATGTAGGGGTAGGGCGCAAAGAAGGCCTGCCAGGTTTCGGGGCTTATAACCTTAAGCTTCGAAAGCCTGCGGTTCTGCATCCGCTTGCGGATTTCATCGGCTGAAAGTTCCTGGGGTGAGGGGCTTTTATTGTCGGTGCTGGCCATCGCAAAGGACCAGAGTCCGCCGTACATGCGAATAGAGGTGGTAGCTAGGTCGAGTCGGGGAAAGACAGAGCGGAGCGTCCGGTGTATCCGTGCAAAAGTCAGAGGACGGCAGTCTGGGGATTCACTGTGCATGATGAAGCGGGAATTTTCATCCCGCAGGATCCGGCTCAGGGCCAGGAAAAACTCCCTGCTGTAAAGCCTGAGTGAAGGCCCCGTGGGGTCGGTCATATCCATGATGATGACATCATAGGTTTCGGAAGTAGTTTCTACAAAACTTCGGCCATCCTGAATGTGCACCCTCGTGCGGGGGTCTTCAAAGGCGCCCTTACTGCAGAATTCGAGCATGGTTCTGGAAAAGGTAATCACCTCCTCGTCCAGCTCTACCAGGTCTGCCTGGGTCACCGTGGGATGCTTCAGTACCTCCCGAAGAACGCCCCCGTCGCCGCCGCCTATAATCAGCACCTTCTCTGGCTTGGGGTGGCACAGGAGGGGAATGTGGGCCATGGGCTCATGGTACTGGAACTCGTTGGCCTCCATGACCTGAGTGGCCCCATCTAAAAGGAGGGTTCGGCCAAATTCTGCCGTATCCACAAGCTCAATGCTTTGGTAGGCGGTTTTCCCTCGATAGAGGGTGTCCTTAACTGTATAAAACCAGCCGGAAGCCGGGCTTACCCGTTCCCGGATTTCCCGTACCGCTTGGCCTTGAACAGACACAGGTTTATAAACAGCTTTGTTTGCGCCGCTCATCAATCTGAGACTGCTTAGAAATTTTCGCATTCGAAAATCTCCTGCATCTCCTTGCGGATTAGGTCCTTAATGCGTTTCCGCTCCTCCTGTCCCAGATCTTCAATCTCGGGGCCGAAGAGGTAATCGTTCAGTTCAATTTCCTTTTTGCGCATCTTCGTATGAAAAATATTGTCCGAAAGGATGTTGATGTCGTATACCAGGTAGTCAGACAGGACATCCTCATCGATAAAATCCTGTATGGATGAAATATCATGATCGATAAAGACCTTATTGCCCCGGGTATCCCGGGTAAAACCGCGGACCCGGTAATCGATGAGCACCACATCGGAGTCGAAGCAGTCGATGAGGTAATGAAGTGCCCTAAGGGGACTAATCATACCGCAGGTAGAAACATCGATATCGACCCGAAATGTGGCGAGCCCTGTAGTGCTGTCAAATTCGGGATAGGTATGGGCCGTGATGTGGCTTTTATCAAGGTGCCCCACGATGGATGTTTCCGGCAGGTGATTGGTGGATACAGCGGGACTTAATACGGGGTGATCCTCGTTGATGAGGGCTACCACGCTGGCCCCCCGGGGATCGTAGTCCTGGGTGGTCACATTAACCAGCTTTGCATCGATGATCCGGGTTACCTCTTCTATAATTCCTTTCAGCCGTTCCGAGTCATATTCCTGGTCGATATATTCCAGATATTCAATCTGGGATTCCTGAGACCGGGCATAACACAAATCATAGATGTTAAAGCTTAAGTATTTGGTAAGATTGTTAAAGCCCTCAAGGCGAACCTTCCGGCCCCGTACATGTTTCAG harbors:
- a CDS encoding OmpA family protein, coding for MQKKVGLQCFVKSLWFLMFLWFLVPLFSQDQTDPLAPGSGSTAVVLRQAFSGPYTMVERSDWARYDNGTYIGHVYREVRYQLRPVQESAVIRYNGMVYVFEETLRDLQKSARSLDDIIPVEFTLTPAGVINIKHDSGYPALRNFPQFVDKPLLPGDRWVGQGQRIVDPRNDGNRVNLPIVVEYVFQGTELYKGEPVYRIRAQYATRYKAVSRSGKSGTGAFTEASGKHVVDILLRTSDGRLVLMRDNLDETFTWNDGSSVRYKGFTLTFSEGFLPYDRGTVVAQLERQFGGSKDTAETGRSGDTGTVAGAGGTVRPEATAGVSNTGSGIAMAGTSGDERITRAGSEVPQAGTGDFQLDQGQGGAGAVDPIAGGAGAVLDIPDQNIEIANVPEGVKLTIRDIRFVADSDQILPAERGRLDLIAQALKSILQSAPNKPMILVEGHTAAVGKPAGEQELSVMRAKKIVDELVVRGIPADRFMYKGWGSTKPIADNSTEAGRAKNRRVEITILEGVSAN
- the speD gene encoding adenosylmethionine decarboxylase, which codes for MLKHVRGRKVRLEGFNNLTKYLSFNIYDLCYARSQESQIEYLEYIDQEYDSERLKGIIEEVTRIIDAKLVNVTTQDYDPRGASVVALINEDHPVLSPAVSTNHLPETSIVGHLDKSHITAHTYPEFDSTTGLATFRVDIDVSTCGMISPLRALHYLIDCFDSDVVLIDYRVRGFTRDTRGNKVFIDHDISSIQDFIDEDVLSDYLVYDINILSDNIFHTKMRKKEIELNDYLFGPEIEDLGQEERKRIKDLIRKEMQEIFECENF
- a CDS encoding glycerate kinase translates to MTIIVAPDSFKGNMTAQEACIAIAEGIRNIDSSINIKTFPLADGGEGTARIVTEAIGGTLKPVQVHGPLGEPVTAFYGLINGGKTAILDMASASGIELVPPGKLNPLKASTYGTGELIKAALDAGVEELVIGIGGSATVDGGIGMLQALGFEILDERGALIGQGGEALLHIKQFRSDKADPRIQNVSIKVACDVTNPLTGPEGAAAVFGPQKGATPDMIPLLDEGLKKLGQAWIRAGLADDTDHPGDGAAGGLGAALRICLKASIESGALLVMNYTGMTQALKHTDLVITGEGRTDSQTAKGKLCAVVSRACKSAGVPVALLSGALTGEQDRLLDLFDYAVSISCGEETLEAMMKHGRRNLQFAAANLVRAVLLGKRAQ
- the tkt gene encoding transketolase, translated to MNTKALEKVALSVRSLSMDAIQKANSGHPGLPLGAAELGAILYGEILRHDPSDPAWVDRDRFVLSAGHGSMFLYSLLHLSGYPISLDDIKSFRQIGSPCAGHPEYGAAPGIETTTGPLGQGIATAVGMAIAEAYLAAHFNTPEHNIINHFTYTLVGDGCLQEGVSAEASSLAGHLKLGKLIAFYDSNKITIDGSTDLSFTEDVAKRYEAYGWQVLKGSMYNFDEIARLVAEAKAETSKPSLIILTSVIGKGAPNKQGSHSVHGAPLGADEIAATRQALGIPHEFYVAPEAVEYFAVKRQEWKKARTEWQARFDAWSKANPDKRAEWDTYFSGSAKLFSAPSFSLGEKIATRTASNKVLVEAARALPNLVGGSADLQSPNAVALPEVGVFSGTNRNGRYIHFGIREFGMAAISNGIQLHGGLRAFCATFLVFADYLRPALRLSALMKQPVIYVLTHDSIYIGEDGPTHQPVEHLVSLRAIPNVRVLRPADAEETALAWEMAITRTDGPTVLALTRQNVPVFAKADPDWKETIKTGAYIVKKSAGKADLVIIATGSEVSLALAAAEKVQGKQIQVVSMISRELFEQQPDAIRQAIVPEGVRTVVVEAGSRLGWEFWAKREDILSVDRFGESGPGDKVAEHLGFTVDALVAIINRA
- the speE gene encoding polyamine aminopropyltransferase, which translates into the protein MRKFLSSLRLMSGANKAVYKPVSVQGQAVREIRERVSPASGWFYTVKDTLYRGKTAYQSIELVDTAEFGRTLLLDGATQVMEANEFQYHEPMAHIPLLCHPKPEKVLIIGGGDGGVLREVLKHPTVTQADLVELDEEVITFSRTMLEFCSKGAFEDPRTRVHIQDGRSFVETTSETYDVIIMDMTDPTGPSLRLYSREFFLALSRILRDENSRFIMHSESPDCRPLTFARIHRTLRSVFPRLDLATTSIRMYGGLWSFAMASTDNKSPSPQELSADEIRKRMQNRRLSKLKVISPETWQAFFAPYPYIRALLAEDGDLCTDANPDFPDSFDYRG
- a CDS encoding CdaR family transcriptional regulator, yielding MASEILSVELARSFLAKLGEHIDQNINIMNQDGIIIASRDPSRVGTYHDAAHRLILTQSLIEIIEETIDLAPGVKPGVNLPIQQKGQFIGVVGVTGKPADVRSLAYAIKVSLETFMELENLRDQMLRQQAGMNRFIAHLLNPESSEGTALHELARRMGYDPVQPRTPILITLPPTIDPESGIRLLKEQALRSKQDIITSTSHKDILIFKLTNEIQSDSLKAWENSIRSYVKSIQKHLPESHCYVAMIQHDVSRFHLAYKELLWLKRHYEATNEPIHMLYCHIMAMLTDPIFHPEFVSIFEYTLALIKRRLSGKLPVWLPETLLALAKTNFSIQETADNLHLHRNSLTNRMKKIEDLLGLDILKESDWKDYIRIFAYYINQTMHHT
- a CDS encoding lysophospholipid acyltransferase family protein → MATVFEGDSYKTPDKVQRALREYMLLGTRWSPYSFFIKVIFKYRALALKGLYTDNVWADSSRELMGYLESCGAKFDIRGIDNIKKVPGPIVFVANHMGTMETTILPGLICPIKPVTYVVKEKLVHGPIWGPIMRSRDPITVTRKDPRRDLEAVLTGGSERLAKGISIIIFPQGTRTEIFDRTKFNSLGIKLALKAGVPIVPVALKTDYWSNGTLLKGFGPVHRDRTVYIEFGKPLMLEGRGKAQHEACLDFIESRLRQWGAKVVEPGQGAGPAPETADT